NNNNNNNNNNNNNNNNNNNNNNNNNNNNNNNNNNNNNNNNNNNNNNNNNNNNNNGCTTCATCAGTAAATCCCAATGCTCTGTATGCTTCTAACCTAATATCTTCATCTTTATCTCTCTTTGCTTCCTCCGGGAATAAAGAAATACAAGCAAGTTTTTCATCATAAGATAAGTCATTATAATTTATTTTGTTTTTTTCCATAGTTTTTATTTATTATTTTTTAATTATTATTTTGCCGACATTTATCTTATTTTTAATTATCCAAATATTCCCTTTTTTGCTAAATCTTCTATCTCATCTTCTTTACTATTTTCTTCTTTTTTAGGAATATAAACTATATACTCTTTCATTGGCTTTTCTGGTAAAAGATAAACTTTCTCTATTTGCTGGCACTTATCTTTAATAAATTTAGGTGAAAATACTTTTCTTTTTCCTTGCGTTTCTATTTCTATTAAACTTCCTAATCTTATAGCGTCTTTTATTCTCCTATCATAAATTCCAACTGCGTAATAATCACTTGTCTCATATAGTGGTTTTGTAATTTTTATCTTAATCATTAGTTTTTATATTGATAATAAATTATTAATATCATCTTTATCTAATAAAATATTGCCTGTATTTATTTTTTTTAATCTTTCAACCCCTTCAAAAATACTCTTTAAAAGCCCTTTATCTTCATTTTCACTATCTCTTTTCCTTATAATAGTAGGTATATCTAACTTATTAGGTAAATATCCGGTTATATTTTTAAATCTCTCATAATCAAAATCATAAATTAAAGGTATTTTATCTTTGTTTTTTTCAACTTCTTTATCCTCCTCTTCTGTTATTATCTCATCTTCATAAAGGCAATTTCTTTCTAAATTTTCTCTTATTTTTATTAAATAGTTTATTAAGTTTGTCATATTTTTTATTTATTTAGTTTTTTAATTTATTATTTTCCTTTATAATTTTATAAACCCAAGTGTGTGAATATCCAAGTAATTTTCCTATCTCTCTTGTAGTAAATCCCTTTTTATATAAAATAATTGCTTCTTTTTTTTTAAAATCTCTTTGTTTTTTCTTTGTTCTTTTTAGTTTCATATTATTTATTTTTTAGTTTATAATTTGTTATTATTTAATTATATATCCTGTAAATATTTTGTCAATAGCCATAACAATTTCCACAATACATTCCTTTCGGAACTACATTTCCACATATAGGACAAATAGTATCTCCTTTATTTCTCCAAATTCCATTTTTATCTTTCCATTGTCCATTTTTCCTTCTTATATTTTCTTCAATCTCTTTAATATTAAATATTCCAGAAATATCAGATGTGTTTATTAAATTTCCATCTATATTTATAAATCTTCTTTTCTCAATTAAATTTATAATTTTATCAGCCCTTTCTTTATCTATATATAAATAAACTCCACTTTTTAAAATAATAACTTTTTGTTCTTTTACTATTTCTTTTGTCATATTTTTATAATTTTATTTTCATCTACTTTATTTTTCTCTTTTTGTAAAAATGCTATTAAATCTCCAAGTTTATTTTCTAAACTTATAGGGGTTGTTATTATGGGAGCATATTTCATTTTGTTTGTCTTTGCTAATATTTTAATAATAAATTCTATTTTTTTCCTTCCGTGTGTTTTTATTAATCTTTCTAATGCGTCAGATTGATTTTTCCTGCTAAATAATATTTTATAATTAGGATTTACATCTTTAAATAAATATATTAACTCTTTTCTATCTTTATCTGAAAAGTTATTTTCTTTTTCTTTATTTTCTTTTTCTTTAATAATATCTATACTTTGTATATCTTTACTTTGTATATCTTTATTGTCACCGGAACGATGTTCCTGTGAGTCACCGGAACGATGTTCCTGTGAGTCAGAGGAACGATGTTCCTGTGATGAATTAAAAGATGCTTCTGTTAAAGAGTATTTTGCTATCTTCCAACTCTTTCCTTCATATTTTACAATTCCTTTCTTTTTTAATCTTTCTAATATATTTCTAACCGCCCTTTCTGTAATCCCTAATTTTTTAGCAAGCCATTTTTGTCTTGGGAATATAGGTCTTTCTAATGCTCCTAATCTTCCCATAATTGCTATTAAAACCTTCTCATACATATCTAAATCCATTCTTTCTAATAAACTATCAGGAATAGACCAACCCCAATTTTCTTTATTTAAGTCCATAATATTATTATTTAGTTTATAATCTATTTTTTTACCACCCTTTTATTTGCCTTTTTAAGAGGTTATAATCATCAGACAGGAAAATATACCTTAATCTGTTTTAAACCTCTATAAAATTAAATTAGGCGGTAAATAGATTAAATTAAAAGGGGACAAACAACTTTAATCATTAAATAAAGTGTCATTTTGATTTTCTTCTTCAATAATCCTTTTTAAATCTCTTATCTCGTCTAAAATAGTTTTTAAATAATATAACTCTTCAGTTTCCTTTTTTTTATAGACAATGTCATAATAAATATTGTTTTTTCCTTCGTATTTGCTATTCTCATCATATTCTATTTCAACCTCTTCTCCTTCTTTATACGGACATTCACCCCATCCGGAATATCCAATATTATCACTTATTAAAACAAATTTATCTTTTTCTCCTAACTTTGTTTTAACTTTATTTTTAAATATTTTCTCTATTTTAATTTTTGTTTTCATATTTTTTGTTTAGTTTATAATTTATTTAGTAATCTCTTTTTTTTTATTTTTAATCAAAACAATCTTTTTTCCATTTTCCCTCCAAGTTTCAATAGAAAAGTCATTATGATTAAAAATTCTATCATTGCTTTTAAATGGAGCAAATATTTCATAATCCTGCCTATAATAAATATCATCTGTATTATCAAATTTTATTTCGTCTGTCATAATATTTTATTATTTATTAGTTTTTAATTTATTTATTTCCTCTCCTTTTCTTTTCATTTTCCATTTATATACTTCTAAACATCCAAGAAATGCCTTAAAACAATCTTTTAATTCTTTATCATTTACTTTTTTTGTTTCAAGTTCTCCATCTTTTCCAATTCTAATGATATAAACATTTTTATAATCCTGTTTTGTTTCTTCTTCTCTTGCTTTTAGATATGCTGAAACTTGTAATAAATACTCATCCCAAATTCCATTAGAGGTTTTAAAATCAATTATTGACAACTCACCATTAACAATTGCTTCTGCATCTAATGTCCCCGCATATTTATATTTTAAAGAAAGTATTTTCTTTTCACTATCAATCCACTCAACTTTATTTTCACTTTCCCATTTTAAAAATGCTTTTACTGAATTTATAATCTTCTCATTTACAGGTAATTTTGGTAATTCTGTGTTATTAATCTTTGCTTTAATATATTTTTCAATCCAACTATGAACATATTCTCCTATCATCGCCGCTTGGTCTGTTTTTTCTTTATGAATATCTTTTGATGATTGAAGTATATTATTTATCTCAATCTCATCATAAGATTTTCCTGCTTTCCATATATTCTTTAAATTTTGTATACACTGATTAACTGCCCAAAATATTAATCCTTTCTTTTCAATTATACCAACTATATTTGTTGTCCCAT
This sequence is a window from bacterium. Protein-coding genes within it:
- a CDS encoding helix-turn-helix domain-containing protein, with amino-acid sequence MKLKRTKKKQRDFKKKEAIILYKKGFTTREIGKLLGYSHTWVYKIIKENNKLKN